One Peterkaempfera bronchialis DNA window includes the following coding sequences:
- a CDS encoding ABC transporter permease — translation MIPAPTATRPPTTRQPGDRQPSDRQPTARQLADRYGLVRPGARPPLGAYTRLLWGRRHFVLAYTQARLSTMYAGARLGQLWKLLTPILNIAVYYLVFGIMLKQRQHTGTGNYISFLCVGIFVFTYTRESVTTGGKSVSDRLELIRAVQFPRACLPLAAVLVQLEQLLMSLLVVGVIVLATGEPLTVHWLLIAPALALQTLFNTGLAMILARVVATVRDLGEVVPFVMRTWMYTCGVMYSIDAVTRNAPTAVAAALKLNPGAVYIELVRGALLASYPPLPVWTWAVAGGWAVASALVGYVWFWRAEDRYGRG, via the coding sequence ATGATCCCTGCCCCCACCGCCACCCGGCCCCCGACCACCCGGCAGCCCGGCGACCGGCAGCCCAGCGACCGGCAGCCGACCGCCCGGCAACTGGCCGACCGGTACGGGCTGGTCCGGCCCGGCGCCCGGCCCCCGCTCGGCGCCTATACGCGGCTGCTGTGGGGGCGGCGGCACTTTGTGCTGGCGTACACCCAGGCGCGGCTCTCCACCATGTACGCCGGCGCCCGGCTCGGCCAGCTGTGGAAGCTGCTCACCCCGATCCTCAACATCGCGGTCTACTACCTGGTCTTCGGCATCATGCTGAAGCAGCGGCAGCACACCGGCACCGGCAACTACATCTCGTTCCTCTGCGTCGGCATCTTCGTCTTCACCTACACCCGGGAGTCGGTCACCACCGGCGGGAAGTCGGTGTCCGACCGGCTGGAGCTGATCCGCGCCGTGCAGTTCCCGCGCGCCTGCCTGCCGCTGGCCGCGGTGCTGGTGCAGCTGGAGCAGCTGCTGATGTCGCTGCTGGTGGTCGGGGTGATCGTGCTGGCCACCGGCGAACCGCTCACCGTGCACTGGCTGCTGATCGCCCCCGCGCTGGCGCTCCAGACGCTCTTCAACACCGGGCTGGCGATGATCCTGGCCCGGGTGGTGGCGACCGTACGCGACCTGGGGGAGGTCGTCCCCTTTGTGATGCGCACCTGGATGTACACCTGCGGCGTGATGTACAGCATCGACGCCGTCACCCGGAATGCGCCCACGGCCGTCGCGGCGGCGCTGAAGCTCAACCCGGGCGCGGTCTACATCGAGCTGGTGCGCGGCGCGCTGCTGGCGAGCTACCCTCCGCTGCCCGTCTGGACCTGGGCGGTGGCGGGCGGCTGGGCGGTGGCCTCGGCGCTGGTGGGCTATGTCTGGTTCTGGCGGGCCGAGGACCGGTACGGGCGCGGCTGA
- a CDS encoding glycosyltransferase family protein, whose protein sequence is MKATSPPPAAALPQAEPGGASRLRRAPSPHAKGSRLKTALRAAAPALLGYASVRIIGIAVLAWWAQNRGADLGELLGRRWDSVWYLGIVQHGYDAAIPPPGAQGVSRSNLAFFPLYPAMVWVASHLLPLAASTAGLLISWAFSLAAAWGIFEVGRQLHDRRTGVVLAVLWGVLPHALTESMAYTEPVFTAFAAWSLSMALRRRWIAAALLSVLAGLTRPTGIALAGAISLAALVALWQHWRTRREVDAEPAPAPWRPLVAVVLAPLGWLAYVVWVGLRLHRVDGYFLVQSEWGSTFDGGVYTVDNVIQFFSKSPNTALVIAVIVGTLISSVVLFLLCILDRVPLPLLAYTAAALVITLGGAGFFHAKARFLIPVFPLLLPVARAIARARVSRAAVLLGTGAVLSAVYGGHLALIWTRSP, encoded by the coding sequence ATGAAAGCAACCTCCCCGCCTCCCGCTGCCGCCCTTCCCCAGGCCGAGCCGGGAGGCGCCTCCCGGCTGCGGCGGGCCCCGAGCCCCCACGCCAAGGGGTCCAGGCTGAAGACGGCACTGCGGGCCGCCGCCCCGGCACTGCTCGGCTATGCGTCGGTACGGATCATCGGTATCGCGGTACTCGCCTGGTGGGCCCAGAACCGGGGTGCGGACCTGGGCGAGCTGCTGGGCCGCCGCTGGGACTCGGTCTGGTACCTCGGCATCGTCCAGCACGGGTACGACGCCGCGATCCCGCCACCCGGTGCCCAGGGCGTGTCCCGGAGCAACCTGGCCTTCTTCCCGCTCTACCCGGCCATGGTCTGGGTGGCGTCGCACCTCCTCCCGCTCGCGGCCTCCACCGCCGGCCTGCTGATCTCCTGGGCGTTCTCGCTCGCGGCGGCGTGGGGCATCTTCGAGGTGGGCCGGCAGCTGCACGACCGGCGCACCGGCGTGGTGCTGGCGGTGCTGTGGGGCGTCCTGCCGCATGCGCTGACCGAGTCGATGGCGTACACCGAGCCGGTCTTCACCGCCTTTGCCGCGTGGTCGCTCTCCATGGCGCTGCGCCGCCGCTGGATAGCGGCGGCCCTGCTGAGCGTGCTCGCCGGACTGACCAGGCCGACCGGCATAGCCCTGGCCGGTGCGATCTCCCTGGCGGCCTTGGTGGCCCTGTGGCAGCACTGGCGGACACGTCGCGAGGTCGACGCGGAGCCCGCCCCGGCGCCCTGGCGGCCGCTGGTGGCCGTCGTGCTCGCACCCTTGGGCTGGCTCGCCTATGTGGTCTGGGTCGGCCTGCGCCTGCACCGGGTGGACGGCTACTTCCTGGTGCAGTCGGAGTGGGGGTCCACCTTCGACGGCGGCGTCTACACCGTCGACAATGTGATCCAGTTCTTCTCGAAGTCCCCGAACACCGCGCTGGTGATCGCGGTGATCGTGGGCACCCTGATCTCCTCCGTGGTGCTCTTCCTGCTCTGCATCCTCGACCGGGTCCCGCTGCCGCTGCTCGCCTACACGGCCGCGGCGCTGGTCATCACGCTGGGCGGGGCCGGCTTCTTCCATGCGAAGGCCCGGTTCCTGATCCCCGTCTTCCCGCTGCTGCTGCCCGTGGCCCGCGCCATCGCCCGCGCCCGCGTGAGCCGCGCCGCCGTGCTGCTCGGCACCGGCGCCGTGCTCTCGGCCGTCTACGGCGGCCACCTGGCCCTGATCTGGACGCGTTCTCCCTGA
- a CDS encoding S1C family serine protease translates to MDTSPRRTRSARLLPPAVAAAVAAVVALAASACTSSSPGTSAATSTRAASGVPGALPSASASAPPSDGGDQLQNDYQRVVKAVLPSVVEIETPSGLGSGIVYDDQGDIVTNAHVVGSATTFKVTLANSEKALAATLVGSYPQSDLAVIRLRTPPAGLRPATFGDSTKVQVGEIVLAMGNPLGLSSSVTQGIVSAVGRTVSEPSSGSGPGATIPNMVQTSAAINPGNSGGALADLAGRVIGINTLAAVDQDLGGGAAPGIGFAIPSSAVTLIADQLIKSGRVTNSGRAALGVTVRTVLGGPSGFQPVGAAVVAVSHGGPAAKAGIRAGDIITSLGGTTIDSADTLTQVLAAKSPGDRVKVGYTRDGGAYTAEVTLGTLGSS, encoded by the coding sequence GTGGACACCTCGCCGCGCCGCACCCGTTCCGCACGGCTGCTGCCCCCCGCCGTGGCCGCCGCCGTCGCCGCCGTTGTCGCCCTGGCGGCCTCGGCGTGTACCAGCAGCTCTCCCGGCACCTCCGCCGCCACCAGCACCCGGGCGGCCTCCGGCGTACCGGGCGCCCTGCCCTCCGCCTCCGCGTCGGCGCCGCCGAGCGACGGCGGCGACCAGTTGCAGAACGACTACCAGCGGGTGGTCAAGGCGGTCCTGCCGTCCGTGGTGGAGATCGAGACCCCGAGCGGGCTCGGCAGCGGCATCGTCTACGACGACCAGGGCGACATCGTCACCAACGCCCATGTCGTCGGCAGCGCCACCACCTTCAAGGTCACCCTGGCCAACAGCGAGAAGGCGCTCGCCGCCACCCTGGTCGGCAGCTACCCGCAGAGCGACCTGGCCGTGATCCGGCTGCGCACCCCGCCCGCCGGGCTGCGTCCGGCCACCTTCGGCGACAGCACCAAGGTCCAGGTGGGCGAGATCGTGCTGGCCATGGGCAACCCGCTGGGCCTCTCCAGCAGCGTCACCCAGGGCATCGTCTCGGCGGTCGGCCGTACCGTCTCGGAGCCGAGCAGCGGCAGCGGGCCGGGCGCCACCATCCCCAACATGGTGCAGACCTCGGCCGCCATCAACCCCGGCAACAGCGGCGGCGCCCTGGCGGACCTGGCCGGCCGGGTGATCGGCATCAACACCCTGGCCGCCGTCGACCAGGACCTGGGCGGCGGGGCCGCCCCCGGCATCGGCTTCGCCATCCCCAGCTCCGCCGTCACCCTGATCGCCGACCAGCTGATCAAGAGCGGCCGGGTCACCAACAGCGGGCGGGCCGCGCTCGGCGTCACCGTACGGACCGTGCTGGGCGGCCCCTCCGGCTTCCAGCCGGTCGGTGCGGCCGTCGTCGCGGTCTCCCACGGCGGGCCTGCGGCCAAGGCGGGCATCCGGGCCGGGGACATCATCACCAGCCTCGGCGGCACCACCATCGACAGCGCGGACACCCTCACCCAGGTGCTCGCCGCGAAGTCGCCCGGTGACCGGGTGAAGGTCGGCTACACCCGCGACGGCGGGGCCTATACCGCCGAGGTCACCCTCGGAACCCTGGGGAGTTCCTGA
- a CDS encoding acyltransferase family protein, with protein sequence MSSSSQESPLVIPTVSDLPAQTTPIGRPADPARPARPARPARRGGRLRALDGLRLVAALMVCAYHYGGRGGPVQQAWGQSPATLFPTLHGAFSYGCLGVQVFFVISGFVICMSSWGRTVKEFFASRVSRLYPAYWFAVLLITAVLALRPVVAQPLPLPEVLVNLTMMQQPMGSGRVLGVCWTLWVEARFYLLFALVVWKGVTYRRSVAFCAVWLVASVLAAGMRLPAVDLVVMPQYAPFFIGGLALYLVHRFGGNPTLWAIVAMSWGLGQYQAVQGLVSPPGTEVFHHRSAWVVTAVITAGYLAVAVVALGWLDRADWRWLTVAGALTYPFYLVHEHLGWVVIEVLHRRLGLSAHATLAATAAGMLLLAWLVHRLVERRWGPPLKRALLRSPGRG encoded by the coding sequence ATGAGCAGCAGCAGTCAGGAGTCACCGCTCGTGATACCGACGGTCAGCGACCTGCCGGCGCAGACGACCCCGATCGGCCGCCCGGCCGACCCGGCCCGCCCGGCCCGCCCGGCCCGCCCCGCCCGTCGGGGCGGGCGGCTGCGGGCGCTGGACGGGCTGCGGCTGGTGGCCGCGCTGATGGTCTGCGCGTACCACTACGGCGGGCGCGGCGGCCCCGTCCAGCAGGCATGGGGGCAGTCGCCCGCAACGCTCTTCCCCACGCTGCACGGCGCCTTCTCCTACGGCTGCCTGGGGGTGCAGGTCTTCTTTGTGATCAGCGGCTTTGTGATCTGCATGTCCTCCTGGGGCCGGACCGTCAAGGAGTTCTTCGCCTCCCGGGTCTCCCGGCTCTACCCGGCGTACTGGTTCGCCGTCCTGCTGATCACCGCCGTGCTCGCACTGCGGCCGGTGGTCGCCCAGCCGCTGCCGCTGCCGGAGGTGCTGGTCAATCTGACGATGATGCAGCAGCCGATGGGGTCCGGCCGGGTGCTCGGGGTGTGCTGGACGCTCTGGGTGGAGGCCCGCTTCTACCTGCTCTTCGCCCTGGTGGTGTGGAAGGGCGTGACCTACCGCCGCTCGGTGGCCTTCTGCGCCGTCTGGCTGGTCGCCTCGGTGCTGGCGGCCGGGATGCGGCTGCCCGCCGTGGACCTGGTGGTGATGCCCCAGTACGCGCCGTTCTTCATCGGCGGGCTGGCGCTCTACCTGGTGCACCGGTTCGGCGGCAATCCCACCCTCTGGGCGATCGTCGCCATGAGCTGGGGCCTCGGCCAGTACCAGGCGGTGCAGGGGCTGGTCAGCCCGCCGGGCACCGAGGTCTTCCACCACCGCTCCGCCTGGGTGGTGACCGCCGTGATCACCGCCGGGTACCTGGCGGTGGCCGTGGTGGCGCTGGGGTGGCTGGACCGGGCGGACTGGCGCTGGCTCACCGTCGCCGGTGCCCTCACCTACCCCTTCTACCTGGTGCATGAGCACCTCGGCTGGGTGGTCATCGAGGTGCTGCACCGGCGGCTGGGGCTCTCCGCCCACGCCACCCTTGCCGCGACGGCTGCCGGGATGCTGCTGCTTGCCTGGCTGGTGCACCGTTTGGTGGAGCGGCGCTGGGGGCCGCCGCTGAAACGGGCGCTGCTGCGCTCACCCGGGCGCGGCTGA
- a CDS encoding N-acetylneuraminate synthase family protein, whose translation MASNRTRTLGDRQVGPGRPVYVVGEIGINHNGELENALALIDAAAEAGCDAVKFQKRTPEICTPRDQWAVERDTPWGRMTYIDYRHRVEFGEAEYAAIDTHCRKRGIDWFASPWDVPSVEFLEKFDLPAHKVASACLTDDDLLRALRATGRTVIMSTGMSTPRQIRHAVEVLGSENTLLCHTTSTYPAPAEELNLRMLDTLGREYPNIPIGYSGHEIGLQTTLAAVALGAVFVERHITLDRAMWGSDQAASVEPQGLQRLVRDIRVIEQALGDGVKKVYEGELAAMKKLRRVRGAAEEVVPA comes from the coding sequence ATGGCCAGCAACCGCACCCGCACCCTCGGCGACCGCCAGGTGGGCCCGGGCCGACCCGTCTATGTGGTGGGCGAGATCGGGATCAACCACAACGGCGAGCTGGAGAACGCGCTGGCGCTGATCGACGCCGCCGCCGAGGCCGGCTGCGACGCCGTCAAGTTCCAGAAGCGCACCCCGGAGATCTGCACCCCCCGCGACCAGTGGGCGGTCGAGCGGGACACCCCCTGGGGCCGGATGACCTACATCGACTACCGGCACCGGGTGGAGTTCGGCGAGGCCGAGTACGCCGCCATCGACACCCACTGCCGCAAGCGCGGCATCGACTGGTTCGCCTCCCCCTGGGACGTGCCCTCCGTGGAGTTCCTGGAGAAGTTCGACCTGCCCGCCCACAAGGTCGCCTCGGCCTGTCTCACCGACGACGACCTGCTGCGGGCACTGCGGGCCACCGGCCGCACCGTGATCATGTCGACCGGGATGTCGACGCCCCGTCAGATACGCCACGCGGTGGAGGTGCTGGGCAGCGAGAACACCCTGCTCTGCCACACCACCAGCACCTACCCGGCGCCCGCCGAGGAGCTCAACCTGCGGATGCTGGACACCCTGGGCCGCGAGTACCCGAACATCCCGATCGGCTACTCCGGCCACGAGATCGGCCTTCAGACCACCCTCGCCGCAGTGGCGCTGGGCGCCGTCTTCGTGGAGCGCCACATCACCCTGGACCGCGCCATGTGGGGCTCGGACCAGGCCGCCTCGGTCGAGCCGCAGGGCCTCCAGCGGCTGGTCCGCGACATCCGGGTGATCGAGCAGGCGCTCGGCGACGGCGTGAAGAAGGTCTACGAGGGCGAGCTGGCCGCCATGAAGAAGCTGCGCCGCGTCCGGGGCGCCGCCGAGGAGGTCGTCCCCGCGTGA
- a CDS encoding glycosyltransferase family 39 protein has protein sequence MALVPAVVMLAVGFWGLDRGSMWRDEEATFEVSQRTVPQILAMVRHLDAVHAVYYLVMHGWMRLGGGEVWMRVPSVLGMGAAAGLVALLGARLARPRVGLFAGLMFAAVPLVTYYAQEGRSYALVCAVVLLASYCLVRAVETGGRWWWWGYTASVAFAALLHEFAVLALVAHAGTLLLSRVEWRVWRRWLVGAAVCGVVLAPLAVVSQRQSEQIGWLERPDWGTVGELVRLFAGPSAVVMGIFGVLVALGLAAAPWRARGRLHLAAVAAPLAVLPPAVLLLASQQQPMYHERYVLFALPGVPLLAAAGLDRIGAAIGAAAARVRWLRPASWALGPWALGPWVLGPWVLGAAVLLGAVLPQLPQQRELRTVQARPDDLAAVARLVRDRARPGDGVLFLPSKYRAVALGYPEAFRGLDDVALERTPVRAANLRGAERSKRGTRNAMLAADRLWVIGRTDLRVRSGEGGALNKEQVLREFFRAAGTVRVHGLEVRLYERKPEGS, from the coding sequence GTGGCACTGGTACCGGCGGTGGTGATGCTGGCCGTCGGCTTCTGGGGGCTGGACCGGGGATCGATGTGGCGGGACGAGGAGGCCACCTTCGAGGTCTCGCAGCGTACGGTGCCGCAGATCCTGGCCATGGTGCGCCATCTGGACGCCGTGCATGCCGTCTACTACCTGGTGATGCACGGCTGGATGCGCCTCGGCGGCGGCGAGGTGTGGATGCGGGTGCCCTCGGTGCTGGGGATGGGCGCGGCGGCGGGGCTGGTCGCACTGCTGGGCGCCCGGCTGGCGCGGCCGAGGGTGGGGCTCTTCGCGGGGCTGATGTTCGCGGCGGTCCCGCTGGTGACGTACTACGCGCAGGAGGGCCGCTCCTATGCCCTGGTCTGCGCGGTGGTGCTGCTAGCCAGCTACTGCCTGGTGCGGGCGGTGGAGACCGGCGGGCGGTGGTGGTGGTGGGGGTACACGGCGTCGGTGGCCTTCGCCGCGCTGCTGCATGAGTTCGCGGTGCTCGCCCTGGTCGCGCATGCGGGCACCCTGCTGCTGAGCCGGGTCGAGTGGCGGGTGTGGCGCCGCTGGCTGGTCGGCGCGGCGGTCTGCGGGGTGGTGCTGGCGCCGCTGGCGGTGGTCTCGCAGCGGCAGTCGGAGCAGATCGGCTGGCTGGAGCGGCCCGACTGGGGCACGGTCGGGGAACTGGTCAGGCTCTTCGCCGGTCCCTCCGCCGTGGTGATGGGGATCTTCGGGGTGCTGGTGGCGCTGGGGCTGGCGGCGGCGCCCTGGCGCGCTCGGGGCCGGCTGCACCTGGCGGCGGTGGCGGCGCCGCTGGCCGTGCTGCCGCCCGCGGTGCTGCTGCTGGCGTCCCAGCAGCAGCCGATGTACCACGAGCGCTATGTGCTCTTTGCGCTGCCGGGCGTGCCGCTGCTGGCGGCGGCGGGCCTGGACCGGATCGGGGCGGCGATCGGGGCGGCGGCGGCCCGGGTGCGGTGGCTGCGCCCCGCCTCCTGGGCTCTGGGTCCCTGGGCTCTGGGTCCCTGGGTTCTGGGCCCCTGGGTTCTGGGCGCGGCCGTCCTGCTGGGCGCCGTCCTGCCGCAGCTGCCGCAGCAGCGGGAGCTGCGGACCGTCCAGGCCCGCCCCGACGACCTGGCCGCCGTCGCCAGGCTGGTGCGGGACCGTGCCCGGCCCGGTGACGGGGTGCTCTTCCTGCCGTCGAAGTACCGTGCGGTCGCCCTCGGCTACCCCGAGGCGTTCCGGGGGCTCGACGATGTCGCCCTGGAGCGCACGCCGGTCCGGGCCGCCAATCTGCGCGGTGCCGAGCGCAGCAAGCGGGGCACCCGGAACGCCATGCTCGCCGCCGACCGCCTCTGGGTCATCGGCCGTACCGATCTGCGGGTCCGCAGCGGCGAGGGGGGCGCGCTCAACAAGGAGCAGGTGCTGCGGGAGTTCTTCCGGGCGGCCGGGACCGTGCGCGTGCACGGGCTGGAGGTCCGGCTGTACGAGCGTAAGCCGGAAGGCTCCTGA
- a CDS encoding polysialyltransferase family glycosyltransferase, with translation MSSKPAGRPGAATVQIFAASTLYGAATVCAALDTGLFGPRSDHRRILLVCNNAAVPEHAVPLDRTDSFAALRDRFDEVRSWNEEIEPYHPSGWRPRPEDVPILQRLLRQSWGLGDARIELAVESIQVNPARAITAIFDEGPVHVYADGLMSYGPTRNALPYLLHGRIRRLLHLDLVPGLRPLLLSEYGVPPQPVDTGAFLGVLAAVGAVSHPDGDGDGHGNGSAEPGCALLLGQYLSALGLISAAEEEELHARMVRGAVAAGITDIVFKPHPSAPSALSSAMEKAAADAGVDLRVLDAPVLAETLFERLRPALVVGCFSTALLTASALYGIPAARVGTGLLLERLAPYENSNRIPVTVVDALLPDLEAPGFTVAPPALDPADIDDRLAPLVTAVGYCMQGKAYPHLADEAAGWLHSHYGPDTARYFKRRRLTALGLPGGLPGGLAGGVPAGARLLRKSPLVRRVVRGARTRLDPGR, from the coding sequence GTGAGCAGCAAGCCCGCCGGCCGTCCCGGCGCCGCCACCGTGCAGATCTTCGCCGCCTCCACCCTGTACGGCGCGGCCACCGTCTGCGCGGCGCTGGACACCGGGCTCTTCGGCCCCCGGTCCGACCACCGCCGCATCCTGCTGGTCTGCAACAACGCCGCCGTCCCGGAGCACGCGGTACCGCTGGACCGCACCGACTCCTTCGCCGCGCTGCGCGACCGCTTCGACGAGGTCCGCTCCTGGAACGAGGAGATCGAGCCGTACCACCCCAGCGGCTGGCGGCCCCGGCCCGAGGACGTCCCCATCCTGCAACGGCTGCTGCGGCAGAGCTGGGGGCTGGGCGACGCCAGGATCGAACTCGCCGTGGAGTCCATCCAGGTCAACCCGGCCCGCGCGATCACCGCGATCTTCGACGAGGGCCCGGTGCATGTCTACGCCGACGGCCTGATGAGCTACGGCCCCACCCGCAACGCCCTGCCGTACCTGCTGCACGGCCGCATCCGGCGGCTGCTCCACCTGGACCTGGTGCCCGGGCTGCGTCCGCTGCTGCTCTCCGAGTACGGCGTGCCGCCGCAGCCGGTGGACACCGGGGCCTTCCTCGGGGTGCTGGCCGCCGTCGGGGCCGTATCGCACCCCGACGGCGACGGCGACGGCCACGGCAACGGCTCGGCGGAGCCCGGCTGCGCCCTGCTGCTCGGCCAGTACCTCTCCGCGCTGGGGCTGATCAGCGCCGCCGAGGAGGAGGAGCTGCACGCCCGGATGGTGCGCGGCGCGGTCGCCGCCGGGATCACCGACATCGTCTTCAAACCCCACCCCAGCGCCCCCAGCGCGCTCTCCTCCGCCATGGAGAAGGCCGCCGCCGACGCCGGGGTCGATCTGCGCGTGCTGGACGCCCCGGTGCTCGCCGAGACCCTCTTCGAGCGGCTGCGCCCGGCGCTGGTGGTCGGCTGCTTCTCCACCGCGCTGCTCACCGCCTCCGCCCTGTACGGCATCCCGGCGGCCCGGGTCGGCACCGGACTGCTGCTGGAGCGCCTGGCCCCGTACGAGAACAGCAACCGCATCCCGGTGACCGTGGTGGACGCGCTGCTGCCGGACCTGGAGGCGCCGGGCTTCACGGTGGCACCGCCCGCCCTGGACCCGGCCGACATCGACGACCGGCTGGCCCCGCTGGTCACCGCAGTCGGCTACTGCATGCAGGGCAAGGCCTACCCGCACCTCGCCGACGAGGCCGCCGGGTGGCTGCACAGCCACTACGGCCCCGACACCGCCCGCTACTTCAAGCGCCGCCGGCTGACCGCGCTGGGCCTGCCCGGCGGGCTGCCCGGCGGCCTCGCCGGAGGGGTGCCGGCCGGTGCCCGGCTGCTGCGGAAGTCCCCCCTGGTGCGCCGGGTGGTGCGCGGCGCCCGTACCCGGCTGGACCCGGGCCGCTGA
- a CDS encoding DUF6716 putative glycosyltransferase: protein MRIDVLADSDTRWKWGALLAGQLCPEGGAEVHAHLLRGRATPTGRQLAEVGVVPASLRETTVADFLAGAGTGTGTEAAAGAGAETGPGEADVVVLALVGGGVQALLHGLARAWHGRPRRPVLVTGYVGVVYEKVADGLLLRAGADVVLANSAFDARRFRDLYGPLGIDTGSVVRAALPFLAGDVDRYRPSENRPFTVCFAAQPSVPEPRDARLHLLERCARHAELHPERRVLVKLRSRPGEHTTHLEEHPYQRLVARLGRPLPVNCELVYGNMGDILDRTDLLVTVSSTAALESLRRGIPTAVLRDAGVRESLGNHYFTGSGCIASWDQLDAGHLPAADPEWLRDQGVDDPAPYEGLRKRVAELRGLPALPPPTPYYTPGNAPAYLPGILARYGLASDGTPLPTAASTAGGAAGPRRAVRRVLAQGARGAYRMGVQHVAPAIRRWGQL from the coding sequence ATGCGTATCGATGTCCTGGCCGATTCGGACACCCGCTGGAAATGGGGCGCCCTGCTGGCCGGACAGCTCTGCCCCGAGGGCGGCGCCGAGGTGCACGCACATCTGCTGCGCGGCCGGGCGACCCCGACCGGGCGTCAGCTGGCCGAGGTGGGCGTGGTGCCCGCCTCGCTGCGGGAGACCACCGTCGCCGACTTCCTCGCCGGGGCCGGGACCGGGACCGGGACCGAAGCCGCAGCGGGGGCCGGGGCCGAGACCGGGCCCGGTGAGGCCGATGTGGTGGTCCTCGCCCTGGTCGGCGGGGGTGTGCAGGCGCTGCTGCACGGACTGGCCCGCGCCTGGCACGGCCGCCCGCGCCGTCCGGTGCTGGTCACCGGGTATGTCGGCGTCGTCTACGAGAAGGTGGCGGACGGCCTGCTGCTGCGGGCCGGTGCCGATGTGGTGCTGGCCAACAGCGCCTTCGACGCGCGGCGGTTCCGCGACCTGTACGGGCCGCTGGGCATCGACACCGGCAGTGTGGTCCGCGCCGCGCTGCCGTTCCTCGCCGGGGACGTGGACCGCTACCGGCCGTCCGAGAACCGGCCGTTCACCGTCTGCTTCGCCGCCCAGCCCTCCGTACCGGAGCCGCGCGACGCCCGGCTGCACCTGCTGGAGCGCTGCGCCCGCCATGCCGAGCTGCACCCCGAGCGCCGGGTGCTGGTGAAGCTGCGCAGCCGCCCGGGTGAGCACACCACCCACCTGGAGGAGCACCCCTACCAGCGGCTGGTGGCCCGGCTGGGGCGTCCGCTGCCGGTCAACTGCGAGCTGGTGTACGGGAACATGGGCGACATCCTGGACCGCACCGACCTGCTGGTCACGGTGAGCTCCACGGCCGCGCTGGAGTCGCTGCGCCGGGGCATCCCCACGGCGGTGCTCCGCGACGCCGGGGTGCGCGAGTCGCTCGGCAACCACTACTTCACCGGCTCCGGCTGCATCGCCTCCTGGGACCAGCTGGACGCAGGCCATCTGCCCGCCGCCGACCCGGAGTGGCTGCGCGACCAGGGCGTGGACGACCCGGCGCCGTACGAGGGCCTGCGCAAGCGGGTCGCCGAGCTGCGCGGGCTGCCCGCACTGCCGCCGCCGACCCCCTACTACACGCCCGGGAACGCCCCCGCCTACCTGCCCGGCATCCTCGCCCGCTACGGCCTGGCATCCGACGGCACCCCGCTGCCCACCGCCGCCAGCACCGCCGGAGGCGCGGCGGGGCCGCGCCGGGCGGTCCGCCGGGTGCTGGCGCAGGGCGCGCGCGGCGCCTACCGGATGGGCGTGCAGCATGTCGCCCCGGCGATCCGCCGCTGGGGGCAGCTGTGA
- a CDS encoding glycosyltransferase family 2 protein codes for MKLSVVVPFYNVRAYAPDALRSLAANARSDFEFILVDDGSTDGTSELLESWGRDRPRVRLIRHERNRGISATRNTGMAEVGGRYLTFLDGDDWFAPGYLPRLLDAIEGFGCDFVRTDHVRCTGSSREIHRAPEARRDEVLSPRESILPADRSTMVDYPYSWAGIYHRRLLDGGLLHFDEDLHTAEDRPWIWRLHRHAGTYAVTGLRGVFYRRAVATSLTQIGDVRQLDFVPAFDRLLKELAEDPEAELLLPKAVRTYLAVMVHHRRNADRLQRGVARTMRTLCADALRRLPQDHLDEAVAAMDSDRAATIRRLRGGLTAVVAR; via the coding sequence GTGAAGCTGTCGGTTGTCGTCCCCTTCTACAATGTGCGGGCCTATGCGCCCGACGCACTGCGCAGCCTGGCCGCCAATGCCCGGTCCGATTTCGAGTTCATCCTGGTCGACGACGGCTCGACGGACGGCACCTCTGAGCTGCTGGAGTCCTGGGGCCGGGACCGGCCGCGTGTGCGGCTGATCCGGCACGAGCGCAACCGGGGCATCTCCGCGACTCGCAACACCGGCATGGCCGAGGTCGGCGGACGCTACCTCACCTTCCTGGACGGCGACGACTGGTTCGCCCCCGGCTATCTGCCGAGGCTGCTTGACGCGATCGAGGGGTTCGGCTGCGACTTCGTCCGCACCGACCACGTCCGCTGCACCGGCAGCAGCCGGGAGATCCACCGGGCGCCCGAGGCCCGCCGGGACGAGGTGCTGAGCCCCCGGGAGAGCATCCTGCCCGCAGACCGCAGCACCATGGTCGACTACCCCTACTCCTGGGCCGGGATCTACCACCGGCGGCTGCTGGACGGCGGACTGCTGCACTTCGACGAGGACCTGCACACCGCCGAGGACCGGCCGTGGATATGGCGACTGCACCGGCACGCCGGCACCTATGCGGTCACCGGACTGCGCGGCGTCTTCTACCGGCGTGCGGTGGCCACCTCGCTCACCCAGATCGGCGACGTCCGGCAACTGGACTTCGTCCCGGCGTTCGACCGGCTGCTGAAGGAGCTGGCCGAGGACCCGGAGGCGGAACTGCTGCTGCCCAAGGCCGTCCGCACCTATCTGGCGGTGATGGTCCACCACCGGCGCAACGCCGACCGGCTCCAGCGGGGAGTGGCCCGCACCATGCGGACGCTCTGCGCCGACGCGCTGCGCCGGCTGCCGCAGGACCACCTGGACGAGGCGGTCGCCGCCATGGACTCCGACCGGGCCGCGACGATCCGCCGGCTGCGCGGCGGCCTGACCGCAGTGGTCGCCCGATGA